A single genomic interval of Cucumis sativus cultivar 9930 chromosome 7, Cucumber_9930_V3, whole genome shotgun sequence harbors:
- the LOC101215340 gene encoding glutaredoxin-C11 produces MDRLRNLASQKAVVIFSKSSCYICHSIQTLFYELGASPAVHELDHDANGREIDWALRGLGCNPSVPAVFIGGKFIGSAKDVISLHVNGDLKQMLIDAKAIWL; encoded by the coding sequence ATGGATAGATTGAGAAATTTGGCATCTCAGAAAGCAGTAGTGATTTTTTCCAAGAGCTCATGCTATATATGCCATAGCATCCAGACCCTCTTTTATGAGCTTGGTGCAAGCCCTGCAGTTCACGAGCTTGACCATGATGCAAATGGGCGAGAGATTGATTGGGCTCTTAGAGGTCTAGGGTGCAACCCATCAGTTCCAGCTGTGTTCATAGGAGGAAAGTTTATAGGCTCAGCAAAAGATGTTATTTCTCTCCATGTTAATGGGGATCTGAAACAAATGCTGATAGATGCGAAGGCCATCTGGTTGTAA
- the LOC101206195 gene encoding OVARIAN TUMOR DOMAIN-containing deubiquitinating enzyme 5 encodes MEDTQQTEDTQQTEDTSSGTVPDKASQENHESRDEMLSRHRKEISQLQNKEIELKKAAARGSKAEQKVKKKQVEEEISQLSVKLKKKQAEELASLGFSNSNGNEKNIDNLVKAIAGVSMAAQSDHSKPSKSTRRKEKRAQQEAERDRRIEEEQSNIVSDRMIENEHLEKKLEPLGLTVNEIKPDGHCLYRAVENQLAYLSGGSSPYNYQQLREMVAAYMRDHSTDYMPFFLSDNGVEGNSNSSLAERFENYCKEVESTAAWGGQLELGALTHCLRKHIMIFSGSFPDVEMGKEYKSEGVINSSIRLSYHKHAFGLGEHYNSVVPV; translated from the exons ATGGAGGACACTCAGCAAACAGAGGACACTCAGCAAACAGAGGACACATCATCTGGAACTGTCCCAGATAAAGCATCTCAAGAGAATCATGAAAGTCGTGATGAAATGCTTTCAAGGCATAg GAAAGAGATATCTCAGTTGCAGAACAAAGAAATTGAACTTAAAAAGGCAGCAGCTAGAGGTAGCAAAGCTGAAcaaaaagtgaagaaaaaacagGTGGAGGAAGAGATATCTCAACTTTCTGTGAagctaaaaaagaaacaggCCGAAGAACTTGCGTCCTTAGGCTTTAGTAACAGtaatggaaatgaaaaaaacatcGACAATCTAGTGAAGGCCATAGCTGGGGTATCTATGGCAGCTCAGTCCGATCATTCAAAGCCGAGCAAAAGCACAAGGCGTAAAGAGAAAAGGGCTCAACAAGAAGCCGAAAGAGATCGAAGAATTGAAGAGGAGCAAAGCAACATTGTGAGTGATAGAATGATCGAAAATGAACATTTGGAAAAGAAGCTCGAACCTCTTGGCTTGACTGTCAACGAAATCAAGCCAGATGGACATTGCCTCTACAGGGCAGTTGAAAACCAGCTAGCCTACCTTTCAGGAGGTTCGTCTCCATATAATTACCAACAACTTCGGGAGATGGTAGCAGCTTACATGAGAGACCATTCAACTGATTACATGCCATTTTTCCTCTCGGACAATGGCGTAGAAGGCAACTCCAACAGTTCGTTGGCTGAAAGGTTTGAAAACTACTGCAAGGAAGTTGAGTCAACTGCAGCATGGGGAGGGCAGCTGGAACTTGGTGCTTTAACACATTGCCTTAGAAAACATATCATGATATTTTCGGGATCGTTCCCTGATGTGGAAATGGGGAAAGAATACAAATCTGAAGGGGTAATAAACTCAAGTATTAGGTTGTCTTACCATAAGCATGCCTTTGGACTTGGGGAGCACTACAATTCTGTGGTTCCTGTATGA
- the GRX8 gene encoding monothiol glutaredoxin-S1-like translates to MDMNAVKGLVAEKPVVIFSRSQCSMSYTVKTLISSFGANPTVYELDEIPNGHQIETLLLQLGCQPCVPAIFIGQKLIGGARELMSLQVRNELMPLLMSARAIWV, encoded by the coding sequence ATGGATATGAATGCAGTGAAAGGGTTGGTAGCTGAGAAGCCAGTAGTGATCTTCAGCAGGAGCCAATGCTCAATGAGCTATACAGTAAAGACACTTATATCAAGCTTTGGAGCTAATCCTACTGTGTATGAGCTTGATGAGATACCCAATGGGCATCAAATTGAGACACTGTTGCTTCAACTAGGATGCCAGCCATGTGTACCTGCTATTTTCATTGGGCAGAAGTTAATTGGTGGTGCAAGAGAGCTCATGAGCCTGCAGGTCAGGAATGAGCTTATGCCATTGCTCATGAGTGCCAGAGCTATAtgggtttga